A single Argentina anserina chromosome 7, drPotAnse1.1, whole genome shotgun sequence DNA region contains:
- the LOC126802193 gene encoding laccase-12-like: protein MELGSILLLVLCLLFASSAMSTLANPKAHHHDFVIQATKVKRLCKTHNSITVNGQYPGPTLEVNNGDTLVVKVTNKARYNVTIHWHGIRQMRTGWADGPEFVTQCPIRPGGSYTYRFTVQGQEGTLWWHAHSSWLRATVYGALIIHPKQGDSYPFPKPNRQSTLLLGEWWDANPIDVVRTATRTGAAPNVSDAYTINGQPGDLYNCSSKGTVVVPIDSGETNLLRVINAALNQPLFFSIANHKLTVVGADASYTKRFTTKVLMLGPGQTTDVLISGDQPPSRYYMAARAYFSAQNAPFDNTTTTAILEYKSVRCNTSSCKKGKTAIKPIMPMLPAFNDTNTASAFTKSFRSPRKVEVPTEIDENLFFTIGLGLNKCPKHFRSRRCQGPNGTRFTASMNNVSFVLPNNMSILQAYQQNIPGVYTSDFPANPPRKFDYTGNVSRSLWQPSSGTKGYKLKYGSRVQVVLQDTSIVTPENHPIHLHGYDFYILAEGFGNFNAKKDTNKFNLVDPPLRNTVSVPVNGWAVIRFVADNPGAWLMHCHLDVHISWGLGMVFLVDNGVGELQTIEPPPADLPRC from the exons ATGGAGCTCGGTAGCATTTTACTACTCGTCCTTTGCCTTCTCTTTGCTTCATCAGCCATGTCGACCTTGGCCAATCCTAAAGCTCACCACCATGATTTTGTT ATCCAAGCAACAAAAGTGAAGAGGCTGTGCAAGACGCACAACAGCATCACAGTGAACGGACAGTACCCTGGACCAACTTTGGAAGTAAACAATGGCGATACTCTCGTTGTCAAAGTTACGAACAAAGCTCGATACAACGTCACCATTCACTG GCATGGGATTAGGCAAATGAGAACTGGATGGGCGGATGGTCCGGAATTTGTAACACAATGCCCAATTAGGCCAGGAGGGAGCTACACCTATCGTTTCACAGTCCAGGGCCAAGAAGGCACTCTATGGTGGCACGCTCATAGCTCATGGCTTAGAGCCACCGTGTACGGTGCACTTATCATTCATCCAAAACAAGGAGACTCCTATCCATTCCCTAAACCAAATCGTCAATCAACACTTCTTCTCGGTGAGTGGTGGGACGCTAACCCTATTGATGTCGTGAGGACGGCAACTCGCACGGGAGCAGCTCCAAATGTTTCTGATGCATACACCATTAACGGTCAACCTGGTGATCTATACAATTGCTCCAGCAAAG GCACTGTCGTAGTTCCAATAGACTCTGGTGAGACCAACCTTTTGAGAGTGATAAACGCGGCCCTCAACCAACCTCTATTCTTCTCAATCGCTAACCACAAGCTGACTGTAGTAGGTGCTGATGCCTCCTACACCAAGCGTTTCACCACCAAAGTTCTAATGCTAGGACCGGGCCAGACCACCGATGTTTTAATCTCCGGTGACCAGCCACCATCTCGATACTACATGGCAGCACGTGCCTATTTCAGTGCACAGAATGCTCCATTTGACAACACCACCACCACAGCCATTCTTGAGTACAAATCCGTCCGGTGCAACACTAGTAGTTGCAAAAAGGGTAAAACAGCAATTAAACCCATAATGCCAATGCTGCCAGCTTTCAATGACACAAACACTGCGTCGGCCTTCACTAAGAGCTTCAGAAGCCCTAGAAAAGTAGAAGTCCCTACTGAAATTGACGAGAACCTCTTCTTCACAATAGGACTCGGACTCAACAAATGCCCTAAGCACTTTCGATCTAGAAGGTGCCAAGGCCCCAATGGAACACGCTTCACTGCTAGCATGAACAATGTCTCATTTGTACTTCCAAACAACATGTCAATTCTCCAAGCTTACCAGCAAAACATTCCTGGAGTCTACACTAGTGATTTTCCTGCTAACCCGCCAAGGAAATTTGATTATACTGGGAATGTGAGCCGCTCGCTGTGGCAACCCAGCTCTGGAACAAAGGGATACAAGTTGAAGTATGGGTCTAGAGTGCAAGTGGTGTTACAAGACACGAGTATTGTCACACCTGAAAACCATCCAATTCATCTTCACGGATACGATTTCTACATCCTTGCAGAGGGTTTTGGAAACTTCAACGCCAAAAAGGATACAAACAAGTTTAATCTTGTTGATCCGCCTCTGAGGAACACTGTCTCGGTTCCCGTAAATGGTTGGGCAGTCATCAGATTTGTAGCTGACAATCCAG GTGCTTGGTTGATGCATTGTCACTTGGATGTCCATATAAGCTGGGGTTTGGGCATGGTTTTCTTGGTGGACAATGGAGTTGGGGAGCTGCAGACAATTGAGCCTCCTCCTGCAGATTTGCCGCGGTGTTAG